The genomic window CTGGCACCACGAGATGTTAGGTATGAAAGAAGCTCTCTTGCCTGTCCCGTATCTCTTACACCATACACAAGAAAGCAGTCCTTTGTGTTTGCCCTTGTTAGCCCATATCCGTTGTATAGGAAACTTAAATTGCTTTCAAAAGCTACCAACTTGTCCGCCACACTGTAATATTCCTGAGGCACCCTTGCCCCTGGGTTTATTACCACCATGAAGTTTCCTTGTTCTTTGACATAATTGTATATCTGTCTGTAGTATTCAAAATCTCCAAGCTCATTGCTCACCTCATCAAGGAAAAAGCCCTCTATCTGAGGATAAAAGTCCAAATACCTTTGTATATCCGCTATGACCCCTTGCCGATTTCTGCGAGCGTATTCAGTCTTCAAATAACCCAACACCCTTTTACCCGATGCCTTGTATGTGTTTATAATGTTCTCAAACTCCTGGTCTTTTATGACACTTGGACCACTATCGGGGTTTATTATCACTATTATCTCCTTTGGGCTTCTCAACTGGGCTAATCGCTGATGGTCATCTCTGTAGTTTGCATCCGCAGGGTAGGAATAGAGAGGCACAAGTATGGTGGATACTCTAAGCGTTTGCTCTTGAGAGGAATTAGAACCAGACCATCCACATCCTAAAAGCAGGGTGAAGGCAACAAGAAAAAGAGCCCAAAACTTTTTCATCTTTATCTCCCAGTGAAAATTGTAATATAATCATAAAGCATATAGGTTTTGGAGGTAAAAAATGGAGAAAAACTGGAGCGTGGGAACTGTATATCTGAACGACAAGACACGAATAATAGTAATGGGCATAACAGGAAGGGAAGCCTCTCAAGTGGTAACAGAGTCTGAAGCTCTATATCCGGGTTTTATAGTGGCGGGCGTCACGCCAGGAAAGGGTGGTTCTGAGGTGGCTGGGAAGCCTGTCTACAATACGGTCAAAGAAGCCCTGCAAAAACATCCAGAGATAAACACAGGCATAGTTTATGTGCCGCCAGCCTCTGTAAAAGATGCGGTTATAGAGCTTGTAGATGCGGGCATAAAGGTCATATTCATAATCACCGAGCATGTGCCAATAAGGGATACGGTCTACTTTTACCACTATGCGAAGGAAAGAGGAGTGATAATAGTGGGTCCCACTTCTTTGGGTTGTATGATGCCCTGGATTCCCGCAAGGATTGGAGCTATAGGGGGTAAAAATCCCTCCATAGCCTACGAAAAGGGTGGGCTCGTGATACTTTCCAAATCTGGTGGGCTTACCACTACCACTGCGGAGATGTTCAAGCGTAGAGGGTGGGGCGTGTATATGGCTCTGGCTCTAGGTGGAGATGTTATCTCCTGCACTACCTTTGCGGATGCCCTTGAAAACATAGCGGATGACCCAAACGTGAAGGGTGTAATAATTCAAGGTGAAGTGGGTGGCTCTTACGAAGAGCAGGCTGCGGAGACCATCCTAAGACTTTGGAAGGAAGGCAGATGGAACAAGCCGGTAGCTGCCTTTGTAGCAGGAAGATTTCAAGAAAAACTTGAAGGTGTCTCTTTTGGACACGCAGGTGCTATAGTGGAAAGGGGTAAGGGTAAAGCCACCGATAAGATAAGAGCCTTCAACGAGGTTGGCAAGATAACAGGGCTTGTCAAGGTTGCGGAGTTTTACCATGACCTTGTGCATTGTATAGAAGAGCTTGGAGTTCCAAGAGACTTTGAAGACACTACTCCAGAAGGAAGAGTCAGACCTCTGTATTCTACCATTGATGAGGAGACCTGTCAGTTTAGAGGTTGATTTATTAATGCTTTAATTGGGCTTTGATATAGCTACTTGACAAAAACGAATAGAATAGTTATAATAAAACACAGAACTAACTATTACAATTATGTGGGAGGCTCCCCCTCCCGAATTAAAACTAACTGAAAATGTATCAGCTTGGTTTATACATAGAGTATCCCTTAGTATAGACAAATATCCCTTTTAGGGACATTTATCCACACCTCGGGTTTAGGGGCTCACCGACCCCAATGCCTTACTCCAGAGGCACTAATACCGCTCATCAAGCAGGCTTTTTATACCCACTTGATAAGGGCTTGCAGAGTGCAGTGTAAACACCAACCTCACCTAACACGGTTAGGCGAGCCTTTGTCGGTGTTCACGTTCCGCACCCCGCTTTAAAAACTAAAGAATAATATACAACATTTATCTTCGTTTGTCAACATTTTCAAAGACTAGTCGCCAAGACCTTGATAACATATATGGTGCGTGTCTCGACCATTTCGGAATAAAGGTCGGAAATTCTAAATTTTTAGAATACGAAAAGTGTATAATAGAACAATTTCTATACAGTTTATACTTAATTCGTAGCCTTATGGTTGATAGCCTTGATAGGAATGACATAAACATACGTTTTGTAAAAGCCTTTGCAGAATTTGAGAACCTTCCTTTTTCCAAGACCATAAACATACAACAAATTCTGTCATCTGTTGGTGTTAAACTAATGATATACAGCTTGCCCTTGAAGTTACCACTGACCTTAGTATAAAAAGGTTGGACCTTGACGGTATAGCAATATTCTCTGGCGATATCGATATGTATCCTATAGCTTCTTAGATAAAAGAGCATTTTGGAAGGGATGTTTATATTGTATCTTACTCTAAGAGAATTAATTCCATAGAAGGATTGAAAAACTGGCTAAAGAAAAACGACTATGCAACAACTGGGTTGATAATAACTAACTGGTTACCAAGATGGAACTTAGATATGGATCAAAAACAAGCTAATGAATGTCTAAAAAGGCTTATAGAAGAAGGTTTGTTAGATAAGGAAGGCATAGTGTTTCAAAAGGAATATGAGGAAGGCGATAATTTAATAGGCAGGTTCTTCCTATCTCCTTAGCAACCTAAAAGCAAAGCCACTTAGGAATATGACCGTTATAAGCCCTATAAAAGCCAAGATTAGGATGTATTTCACAGCTCTATCTCTGCGTGCCTGCTGGCATGGCATTGGATGTTTACCGCCACTGGGAGAGAGGCTATGTGGCAAGGATAAAGCTCCACCTTTACATCCACCGCAGTCACAGTCCCACCAAAACCCATAGGACCCCAGCCTATCTTGTTTATTTCCTCTATAAGCTCCTCTTCTATTCTCTTGGCTACAGGGTCTTTACTTCTTTCTCCCACTGGTCTAAGGAGTGCCTTCTTGGCAAGCAAGGCACAGTATTCAAATGTGCCACCTATTCCTACTCCAACGGTGAAGGGTGGACAGGCATTGGGACCAGCAAGCTTTACCGTCTCAAGGACAAACCTTTTTACACCCTCCCAACCGTCCGCAGGTTTTAGCATAGCAAGACGCGAGGTGTTTTCTGAACCCGCACCCTTTGGTGCAAAGGTGAGCTTTATCCTATCTCCGGGAACCACCCTATAGTGTATCACTGCAGGAGTGTTGTCTTTTGTGTTTTTTCTTTCAAAAACAGGGTCGTAAACCATAGAGGCTCTAAGATAGCCCTCTGTGTAAGCCCTTCTTACTCCTTCGTTTATGGCATCTTCAAGAGACCCACCCACCACATGGACATCTTGACCTATTTCCACAAAAACCACTGCCACACCTGTGTCTTGACAGTATGCCATCTGCTCCTCTCTTGCGGACTTTATGTTAAGGAGTATCTGGCTGAGGACCTCTCTTCCTATTTCAGATTCTTCTCTCCTTATGGCACTTTGATAGGCAAGCTCCACATCCTCTGGAATTTCGTAGTTAGCCTTTATGGCAATCTCCCTTACCGCCTCCACTATTTGGTCATAGTGCACTTCTCGCATTTAACAGCTCCTCCACTATGGCTATGTTTTTCCTTACAGACTCCACAGACCTCTTCCACATCTCACGCTCTTCCTCTATCATAGGTATTTTAATCACTTCTTCTGCTCCGTTGTTGCCCAATTTTACTGGCACGCCCACACACAAGCCTTCCGCCTCGTAATACTTGCCCACTTCTCCATCCAAATATACAGAACATGGTAGGATTCTCTTGTTGTCTGTCACAATAGCTTCCACCATTTCCACTATGGACGCAGCAGGTGCGTGATAAGCAGAAGTTCCCATAAGGTCTACTATCTCACCACCACCAAACTGAGTTCTCCTTATAAGCTCTTGGATTTTCTCCTTTGGTAGCATATCCTTTAAAGGTATGCCTCCCACGTTAGAAATAGATATGAGAGGGACCATTTCATCACCATGACCACCTATAACATAAGCGTTTATATCCTGTGGCGATATGCGTATTTCTCTTGATATAAAGGTTTTAAAGCGAGCAGAATCAAGCACGCCAGCCATACCCATAACCCTGTTCTTCTCAAACCCAAGAATTTTATATACCGCATAGGTCATAAGGTCTACCGGGTTGGTAACCACTATAACTATAGCCTCAGGTGCGTATTCCTTTATTTTGCCTGCTATAACCGAGAGGATGGAGATGTTTTTTTCCAGTAGGTCTTCCCTTGACATGCCAGGTCTTCTTGGAAAGCCAGCGGTTATAACAATAAGGTCGCTGTCCTTTAAGGCTTCGTAGCCTTCACCTTCTGGTGTTACTGTGTAGCCTTCCACTCTTCCGTTAATGTTCAATGCGGAAAGCATTTGCTGAATGTCAAGGGCTTTGCCTTTAACGGGCTCAATTATTCTATCTCCATCCTTCTTTGGCAAGTCAAACATACGCACATCCACAAGACCTCTCAGAGCCAAAAGGCTTGCGGTATGCTCACCTACATTCCCTGCACCTATTACAGACACTACCTTGCGTAGCTTCATATTAACCCTCCTTTACAGCATGTTATACTTCCTTAGGATTTCATACACCTTCTTGTCTTCCTCTGCAAGGCTTTTTAAGGCTTCAAGAAAGGCTTTGTCCTTATCTTCCAGCTTCCTTATTTTATCCTCAAAAGGCTTTAGTGTAGTTCTTCTGTCCCATATGGCAAAGCCTATAGTAGCCACCGTTATGGTAGTAAATATGCCAGTAATTATCCACAAAAAGTTGAAAAGCATGTCTATCTTGCGGTTTACCTCCTCAAAGCGAGCATCCACACTTTTACTGAGAGCTTTTAGCTCTGCCTCCATTCTAATGAGTCTATCTCTATCCTCTAAGGTAAAAGGCACTTCCTTTGCCTGCACCACGCTGAGGCACAAAACCAGGGCTAAAAGCCATTTGCTCATACTTCCACCTTTTGTTTTTTCTTTATCCAATTAAGCAGTCCACCTGCCAATAGCACAGAAACCTGCTTAGGTGAAAGGTTGTATTTGCATACTACTTGCTCTCCCGTGGTCTTGTTTATAACTACCACCTCCTGTCCAGCCTGTAGTCTTTGAGTGAGTTCTGGTATTTCTATCTCATCACCCAGAGAGAACTTACTGTAGTCCTCTTTGTTTACAAATTCCAAGGGCACTATGCCAAAGTTTACAAGATTTGCATGGTGTATCCTTGCAAAAGACTTAGCTATAACCGCACGCACTCCAAGAAATCTGGGGGCAAGTGCTGCGTGTTCTCTGGATGAGCCTTGACCGTAGTTTTCACCACCTATTATTATGTTGGCTTTTCCTTTCTCATCCCTTATCTTCTTGGCTCTTGAGACGAACTCTGGGTCTACGTAGTGGTAAACATACTCGCTTATGGCGTAGATGTTAGACCTAAGGGGCAGTATCTTTGCACCTGCGGGCATTATGTGGTCTGTGGTTATGTTGTCTCCCACTATAAGACTTACTTCTCCCTCTATGAGCTCTGGCATTTCGTCAAACTCGGGCAGAGGCTTTATGTTTGGACCTCTGTATATTTCCACCTCTCTCGCCTCTTCTTCTGGTAGTGGTGGTATAAAGGCTTCGTCGCCATACGGAAATCTCTCTGGGAGTTCCACCCTTATCCACTTTATGCCTTCCCTCTCTGCCAACTTTCTTGGGTCTACTATCTCTCCCGCTATGGCACAGGCTACACAGACCTCTGGAGATGCGAGGTATACTTTTGCATCGGGCGTGCCAGACCTTCCTTCAAAGTTTCTGTTAAAGCTCCTGATAGACACTCCACCGCTTGGTGGCGCGTATCCCATACCTATGCATGGACCACAGGCACTTTCCAATATCCTCGCTCCTGCCTTTAGAAAGTTAAGGAGAATACCATTCTGAGTTATAAGCTCAAGGGCTTGCTTTGAGCCAGGGGCTACCGCAAATATAACATCTGGATGAACCTTCCTTCCCTCAAGCATCTTGCCCGCTCTTGTCAGGTCCACAAAGGAGGAATTTGTGCAAGAGCCTATTACCACCTGGTCCACCTTTGTGCCTTCCACTTCTCTCACTGGCACCACATTGTCGGGTGAATGAGGGCAGGCTATTAGTGGTTCAAGTTCAGAAAGGTTTATCTCAATTACTTCATCATACTCCGCATCTGGGTCTGGCAAAAGCTCTATCCAGTCCTGCTCCCTGCCTTGAGCTTTAAGATATGCCCTTGTTATCTCATCAGATGGGAATATAGAAGTGGTTGCTCCAAGCTCCGCTCCCATGTTGGTTATGGTTGCCCTCTCTGGCACAGAAAGCTCTTTTATGCCCTCTCCAAAGTATTCAAAAATCTTTCCTACACCACCCTTTACTGTTAACCTTCTTAAAAGCTCAAGAATTATATCCTTTGCGGTTACCCACTCTGGCATCTTACCAGTTAACTTTACACCTACTATCTTTGGCATTTTTAGATAAAAGGGTTCACCAGCCATCGCTGCAGCCACATCAAGACCACCCGCACCTATGGCTATCATACCCACACCGCCAGAGGTAGGTGTGTGAGAGTCTGAGCCAAGAAGTGTCTTTCCAGGCTTTGCAAACCTTTCCACATGAACTTGATGACATATACCATTACCGGGTTTGGAAAGCCATATGCCATACCTTTTGGCAATGCTCATAAGATATTTATGGTCATCTGGGTTTCTAAAGTCTGTTTGTAGCATGTTGTGGTCTATGTAGCTAACAGAAAGCTCCGTTTTGACCCTATCCACTCCCATTGCCTCAAATTGGAGATAAGCCATAGTTCCAGTTGCGTCCTGTGTGAGGGTTTGGTCTATCTTTATGGCTATCTCCTCACCGGGTATTAGCTTTCCGCTAACAAGGTGTTCTTTGATTATCTTGTAAGCGACTGTTCCCTTTGCCATGCGCGCCTCCTTTCAAAAGGTAATGATTTATATTATACCTTTTTAACCTTTGAGATACCTTTCTACTTCCTGCTTGAGAGTGGGGCTTATACCCAGCCTCCTTAAAGTTCCCTCGTCCGCTTTTAGAAACTCGTATAGATTTTCAAAATTCCTGTATATGAGCCTTTTCTTTACTTCTCCTATACCTTTTACTTTGTCCAAGGTGTCCTTTAGACCTTCCTTTAGTCTTAAATTTCTGTTATAGGTGAGTGCAAACCTGTGTGCCTCGTCCCTAATTAGCCCAAAGACTCTGTATAAAATAGGATGTTGGGTCAGCCTTACTTCTCTTCTTTCCTCCGAGATAAGAATTTCCTCCTCCTTTGCAAGGGCATAGACCTTTATTGGTAAGGAAAATTTGTCTCTCACTCTTATAGCAACATTGAGCTGTCCATAACCGCCGTCTATAAGCCAAAGGTCTGGCATTTTTTCCTCGCCTTCTTTTAGCCTTCTTGCCCTCCTTGAGAGGACTTCTTCCAAAGCTCTATAGTCATCTATCCCTTCAAAGCTCTTTATTCTGTATCTTCTATAAGCTCTTTTGTTCATGCTTCCCATTTCCCACACTACGCAAGAACCAACAGTGTATTCACCATAAAAGTGAGAAATATCAAAACCCTCTATCCTCTCTGGCATTGGAATGCGTAGCACCCTATGAAATTCCTCCCTAAGAACCACAGGGTCAAGATGGTGTCCGAGGTTTTCCCTTATGAGTTCCTCAAGCTCTGGGCTTATATCCCTTCTTAGCTCAAAGTTTCCTCTTTGAGAGAGCCACCACAGGGTTTCTTCCGAAAGCTCAAAGTTCACAAGCAGGTTTTGAGGCAGAGGGTTTGTGTAATAAAATCCCAGCAAAAACTCCTCAAGGTCTTCTTCCCTCTCAAGGACAAAAACCTGCTTGTCCACAAGCCTTCCAGACCTAATGAGAAAAACACCCAAAACCCTACCCATAGCGTAAAGAATATCCGCATTACCATATTCAAGCCCAGAAACCCTCTGACCCTTAGAGAGGTTTTCCAAAGCCTGTATTTGGTCTCTTAGCATGGCACATCTTTCAAAGTTAAGCCTTTGCATTTCCTCTTCTATCTTTTGGTATAGCTTCTCTAAAACTTCGCTCACCTCTCCGGAGAGCAAAGCAATAGCGGATTTCACCGACAGCCTATAAGATTCCTTGTCTATAAGACCACAGCAAGGTCCAGAGCAAAGTCCAAGATGATAATCCATACAGGGTTCTTTTCTTTCTGGCATTGGGTCGCAAGTCCTGAGTTTAAACAATTTGTGGATAAGTCTTTTCACCTTTTTAGCCTTTGAGGTGCTAAAGAAAGGTCCAAAAAGCTGTCCTCTGTGTTCTGTGCCTCTTACCACTCTTACAGTAGGATATGGCTCATCGGTCAATAAAAGTAGAGGATAGCCACCGCCATATTTGTGGAGCACATTATAACGAGGTTTGTGGAGTTGAATAAGGTCTACTTCCAGCGTTAAGGCTTCAAAGGTGTTGCGTGTTATAACCCACTCCACGGAAGTGGAGTTTTCTATAATAGCTTTTTCCTTGCTGTCCTTTTCCGCCAGCTTGTAGTGTTGAAGGAGCCTATCCCTAAGGTTTTTTGCCTTACCTATGTATATGGGTCTGTTGCCCCTTTTGAAAAGGTATACGCCAGGTTTTTCTGGTGCCTTTTGAAGTTCCTCAAGGCTTAGCATACTTATATAATATGTGCTATTCAAATAAACTAACCTTTTCTTTGAGCCTTCTTGTCGCTATCTCATAGTAGTGCTTATTTATCTCAATGCCAATAAACCTTCTACCTGTCTCTTTACAAGCTATAGCAGTAGAGCCACTACCCATAAAAGGGTCAACCACCAAGGCTTTTTCTTTTGTGGTAAGTTCAATCAGAAACCTCAAGAGTTTTATAGGTTTTACGCTTGGATGGTCGTTGAAAGCACCCTTTTCTTTCCTGTCTGGTTTTTCAATTAGAAAATATCTATCCATAACCTCATCTATGCTATCTGTGGTTATTATGTTAGACGGGAACATCCCTTTTCCTTGCTTTATTTTGACATTAAACAACCCAACTCCATACTTTGCAAAATTTTCCAATAATGTGCCTTCTGGAGGCTTTTGAGCTACCATTATAGGCTCGTAGTTGCTTTTTACCTTCGGAACTTTGTATGCTCTTAGCTCTTCTCTTAGTTTTTCTTTCACCTCGGGAGGAAAAGCAGTTCTATCAAGAAAATGTTCAAGACTAAAAGCCTTTGGCTGATTTTGTGTATATATCCAAAGAAATATATCTCTAATCCAAAACCCAGCATCCTCTGTAGAACATACAAGCCTATGGAACAATCTTGGATGGGAAAAAGAGAGAAACCAGCCACCCGGCTTTAAAATCCTGAAAACCTTATAAGCTACAGAGGAGAACCATTTTCCAAACTCAACAGCCTGCTCTGGAGAAAATTTCATACCTACAGGTAAGTATTTAACAGTTCCTACACTGCTTTTTGCCCTCAATACCTCTTCATGAGACCATTTATTGTCAAGTTTATCAAGAAAATAAGGTGGGTCTGTAAGGACTAAGTCCACAGTATTCTCTGGGATTTTTTCCAACCAAACAAGTGCATCGCCAAGTATAAGTTCTATATCTTTCATAGTTCTTTCCCTTCATATTTTAGCTTTAAAATTTTGTAAACCTGTTTTTGAACCTCTTCAGACGCCCTCAACACTACTCTTGGATTTGCTATGGTTATAACTCTTCCGAGTTTATCAAAGACGAACCAATCTCTGTATGCACGGTTACATTCATCACACTGGGGTATGTATCCCTTAGATTCGTCCTTAGGGTCTATGTGAGCCCTTTGGAGCTTTGTTATGCGTCTTGGATTTTTTAGATTTGGTTTTCCCTCCTCCGAACCACAAGTAGCACATCTGTAATTGTAAACTTGTTTAAGTTTTTCGAAATCCACATCACTAATTCCAACTTTTCTATGTGGAGTCCAACCGGGATAAGGCTCTTCAAGAGACACCAAAAGGTAGCTATCCTTTGGAATTTTTACTTCCAAATGATTTCCTCTCGTGGATGATATTATATACCAACCCTTTTGTCTTGCAAGATGTCTTGCTTGTTGAACATCATTGGTATCAGGATACAAACTCCTGATAAACTGGGTTAGCTCAGACTTAGAAACTGGTCTGGTTTTGGGGTAATCTTTTGCGAGATATACTAGAACAAGTCCATCTTTAGTATACTTACCATTTTTTATAAGATGTGGTAGTTTTACACCTCTGTCTTTTAAGTGCTTCTCCCAATAAACCCTTACAAGTTCATATATACTCCTAATCTCTTCATCGCTTAGCATTTCAGGTTCAAATTATATCATGCGGAGACTCCTTCATCTCCAAGCCCTTCCCAGCTATTTTTCAAGGCTTAGCATCAAGGTAAATATATAACTCCGAAAGGAGCTTTTCCACCGCTTTCTCTTTTTGCTTTGCCTCAAGGATAAGGTCTGAACCCAGCCTAAATATACCACAGCCCAAGTATAGGGAAATTTCTAATAGCCTTTCAAAATCTTTTAGGTTTTTCTCCAATACATCCATGACTTTTTGATAGCTCAGATTGGAGAGCCTAAACTTCCTATTAGTAGTTATCTTGCCATCTGCAGTAGAGCAGAAAAACCCTACCTTTATGCCCTTGAGTTCAAACACAGGGGAATTATACTTATTTCTTATGTTCGTTGATAGGGTAAAAATACACGTTAAGGCTGGGAATGGTGGCAATGGTGCGGTTGCTTTTCTAAGGGAAAAATACAGACCCTTTGGTGGTCCTGCGGGTGGAGATGGTGGAAAGGGTGGGGATGTGGTTTTGGTAGCCACAGGGAGAAAACATACCCTTTATGACTTTAAGTTTCAAGCGCATTTTAAGGCTCAGAGGGGAGAGCATGGTAAAGGGAAAAACCAGAAGGGCAAGGATGGAGAAGACCTAATAATAGAGGTGCCAGTAGGGACGGTGGTTATTGATGCAGAAACTGGAGAAGTCCTTTGCGACCTTGTAAAAGATGGGCAAAGGTGCGTGGTGGCAAAGGGTGGGAGAGGTGGAAGAGGCAACGCACACTTTGCAACACCTACCAATCAAACACCAAGATACGCAGAAAAAGGGGAGAAGGGAGAAGAAAGGTGGCTCATATTGGAGCTAAAGCTCATAGCGGATGTGGGTCTTGTAGGGCTTCCTAATGCGGGAAAGTCCACTCTAATATCTGTCCTTACAAGGGCAAAGCCAAAGATAGCGGACTATCCCTTTACTACCCTTTCTCCTGTCTTGGGTGTTATGGATTTGGACGAAGAGAGGCATGTGGTAATTGCGGACATCCCCGGTCTTATAGAGGGTGCGAGCCAGGGAAAGGGTCTTGGTCTTGACTTCCTAAGGCATATAGAAAGAACTAAGTTGCTCTTGCACTTGGTAGACATATCAGAGGGAAGGGCAGAGGACCCTATAAAAGCCTTTCAAACAGTCTTGAAGGAGATGGAAAACTATAGTCCAGAACTCCTTAAAAAACCTCAGATAGTAGTGGGAACAAAACTTGACGCCCTATCAGACAGGTCTTATATAGAAAGCTTAAAGAAGGTCTTTGAAAGTATGGGTTATCCCTTTGTAGCCATATCCGCTGTGACTGGTGAGAACCTCAATGATTTAAAATACCTCATAGGAAGGAAGTTAGAGGAGCTTAAGGATGCAGAGCTTGGGAAGATACAAGTTGTCTCTTAGTCCACATCAACCACAGGAAATAGAATCCAATGAAATAGAAGAATCTCTGCAGTTTTCCGACCTTGCGGAAGAGCCAAAGGTATACGATGGATACGTGCCAGAAAATTTCAGTCTTGTGTTTATAGACGGAGTAAGACGCACCGAGTGTCTTGCCTATGTTAGAGATGAGGAAACAGGAGAGAGTTTTGAGGGTGCTTTCTTATCCTTGGGTGCTGGTGCCCTAAGGATAGAATACGGAAAACTAAACCTTTTAAAGGAATCTCTTATACTCCATAGAGTGGAACGGCTTTTCTTTCATAAAGGTGGTATTCTTGTGGACGAATTGCTTGGGTTTAGACCGTATGCGGTTGAGGGAGAGCTTTCTGTGGAAATTAACAGATACATGAGAGAAGAGCTTGAGGCAAGGCTCGCCCTACAAATTCAAAAGGAAGTCAAGGACAGTCTTGTAATATGCGATGGAATATTGAGCTATAAGCTCAGGAAAACACCCTTTCTGGGTCTTGTAAAAAGCATGAAAAAGCTCTATATGGATAGGTCGTATCTTCCTCTTTTATACACTTTGAGGCTTGGACAAAGAAGCCCTATTATGAAAGTCCACTACCAGCAAGAACAAGAAGAGAAGGAAAAGGTAGATAAGTATACATGGTATGTAAAGCTCACAGAACACGAAGGGCTACAAGGTCTTGTAAGAGTTGAGGTCTTCAAAAGGGACTTTGAAGAGGTAAAAAGGCTTGCGGACATCTCCGCAGGAGTGATTCCTCTCTTTGCCAGCCAATCTTTCCAAGATAGAAGGTCTCCACAAAATCTTTTACCCATAGGCAGGCTTGAAAAGTTTCTCAGACTTCATTTAGGTCCATACCGCATTATAAGGAGGCAGATAGAGAGCTTTTTCTATGCTTGAGGTCTTTCTTACCGTAAGCATTGCATACATACTCAAAAGGCTTGGTCTGTTTTCCGAGGAACATTCTAAGGTTTTGGTAAACTACGTGTTATATTTTGCCCTTCCTTTGTTAAGCTTTAAGACCGCACATAATATAGGTCTTTCTAAGGAAGTGGCTTTTATCGGCGTTGGTGCTTGGCTTGTAATAGCCTTGTGTATAATCACTTCATATCTCGTAGGTAAGGCTCTCAAGCTCAAAAAATCAGACCTCAGGACACTTATGATGGCTTCTGCCTTTGGCAATACAGCCTTTCTTGGCTATCCTTACAGCTTTACCTACTTTGGAGAGGAAGGGCTAAAGTATGCGGTTATCTACGACAGCGTAGGTTCTTTTCTTGCGGTATCCTCTTTGGGCTTTTTTATAGTAAGCGGTAGTCTTCAATTAAGGTCCATAATACTCTTTCCACCCTTTCTTGGCTTGTTATTTGGCTTTCTGCTAAGGGCTTATGAGCTTCCAGCCTTCTTTTGGAAGTTTGTGGACTTTTCTATTGCATCGCTACTGCCAGTGGTTTTGTTTTCTCTGGGTCTTTCCCTTGAGTTTTCTCATGTTGGTAAAGGTCTTAAACTCTTGGCTACCGCCATTGGCATAAGGATGTTTCTATCTCCACTTTTTGCCCTTTTGGTATTTAAAGCCTTGCCTGTGAGCGAAAGCGCTTACAGGGTCTCTGTGCTTGAGTCCGCTATGCCTACCATGATAACCGCAAGCCTTTTGGTGCTAAGGTATGGGCTCAACCACAGCCTTGCCTTTGCCAGTGCAGGTCTTGGCATTATTCTGAGTTTTTTGAGCATTCCTGCATGGGTTTATATCCTAAATAAGTTCTAAGAAAGCCAAACAACTTCCTTTTGTAAAACCTCTCTGTAAAACCTGGTGTCCTTTAGCTTTTCTATCTCCTCTTCTGTATAAACCAGCAAGTCCGCAGGCACAGGAAGTTCAGTGGTATCAAAGGCAAGAGGTCTTCTTATAAAGGGTTCATTGCTTTTGGAGACTATCACCACTATATCCACATCGCTTCCCACGTTCCAATCTCCTCTTGCGTAAGAGCCAAAATAGCCTACCTTTAACACTTCAG from Hydrogenobacter sp. T-8 includes these protein-coding regions:
- a CDS encoding AEC family transporter, encoding MLEVFLTVSIAYILKRLGLFSEEHSKVLVNYVLYFALPLLSFKTAHNIGLSKEVAFIGVGAWLVIALCIITSYLVGKALKLKKSDLRTLMMASAFGNTAFLGYPYSFTYFGEEGLKYAVIYDSVGSFLAVSSLGFFIVSGSLQLRSIILFPPFLGLLFGFLLRAYELPAFFWKFVDFSIASLLPVVLFSLGLSLEFSHVGKGLKLLATAIGIRMFLSPLFALLVFKALPVSESAYRVSVLESAMPTMITASLLVLRYGLNHSLAFASAGLGIILSFLSIPAWVYILNKF
- the obgE gene encoding GTPase ObgE, which produces MFVDRVKIHVKAGNGGNGAVAFLREKYRPFGGPAGGDGGKGGDVVLVATGRKHTLYDFKFQAHFKAQRGEHGKGKNQKGKDGEDLIIEVPVGTVVIDAETGEVLCDLVKDGQRCVVAKGGRGGRGNAHFATPTNQTPRYAEKGEKGEERWLILELKLIADVGLVGLPNAGKSTLISVLTRAKPKIADYPFTTLSPVLGVMDLDEERHVVIADIPGLIEGASQGKGLGLDFLRHIERTKLLLHLVDISEGRAEDPIKAFQTVLKEMENYSPELLKKPQIVVGTKLDALSDRSYIESLKKVFESMGYPFVAISAVTGENLNDLKYLIGRKLEELKDAELGKIQVVS
- a CDS encoding DNA double-strand break repair nuclease NurA: MQSLGRYKLSLSPHQPQEIESNEIEESLQFSDLAEEPKVYDGYVPENFSLVFIDGVRRTECLAYVRDEETGESFEGAFLSLGAGALRIEYGKLNLLKESLILHRVERLFFHKGGILVDELLGFRPYAVEGELSVEINRYMREELEARLALQIQKEVKDSLVICDGILSYKLRKTPFLGLVKSMKKLYMDRSYLPLLYTLRLGQRSPIMKVHYQQEQEEKEKVDKYTWYVKLTEHEGLQGLVRVEVFKRDFEEVKRLADISAGVIPLFASQSFQDRRSPQNLLPIGRLEKFLRLHLGPYRIIRRQIESFFYA
- the uvrC gene encoding excinuclease ABC subunit UvrC encodes the protein MLSLEELQKAPEKPGVYLFKRGNRPIYIGKAKNLRDRLLQHYKLAEKDSKEKAIIENSTSVEWVITRNTFEALTLEVDLIQLHKPRYNVLHKYGGGYPLLLLTDEPYPTVRVVRGTEHRGQLFGPFFSTSKAKKVKRLIHKLFKLRTCDPMPERKEPCMDYHLGLCSGPCCGLIDKESYRLSVKSAIALLSGEVSEVLEKLYQKIEEEMQRLNFERCAMLRDQIQALENLSKGQRVSGLEYGNADILYAMGRVLGVFLIRSGRLVDKQVFVLEREEDLEEFLLGFYYTNPLPQNLLVNFELSEETLWWLSQRGNFELRRDISPELEELIRENLGHHLDPVVLREEFHRVLRIPMPERIEGFDISHFYGEYTVGSCVVWEMGSMNKRAYRRYRIKSFEGIDDYRALEEVLSRRARRLKEGEEKMPDLWLIDGGYGQLNVAIRVRDKFSLPIKVYALAKEEEILISEERREVRLTQHPILYRVFGLIRDEAHRFALTYNRNLRLKEGLKDTLDKVKGIGEVKKRLIYRNFENLYEFLKADEGTLRRLGISPTLKQEVERYLKG
- a CDS encoding DNA-methyltransferase, with the protein product MKDIELILGDALVWLEKIPENTVDLVLTDPPYFLDKLDNKWSHEEVLRAKSSVGTVKYLPVGMKFSPEQAVEFGKWFSSVAYKVFRILKPGGWFLSFSHPRLFHRLVCSTEDAGFWIRDIFLWIYTQNQPKAFSLEHFLDRTAFPPEVKEKLREELRAYKVPKVKSNYEPIMVAQKPPEGTLLENFAKYGVGLFNVKIKQGKGMFPSNIITTDSIDEVMDRYFLIEKPDRKEKGAFNDHPSVKPIKLLRFLIELTTKEKALVVDPFMGSGSTAIACKETGRRFIGIEINKHYYEIATRRLKEKVSLFE